ACAACATcactttttcttgaaactTCAAGGGTTTGCCTCCTTAGCTTAGTGGTAGAGCGTTGCACTTGTAATGCAAAGGTCGTTAGTTCAATTCTGACAGGTGGcagtttcctttttatttgtCAGTATTAATAATTGAGGCGCCcctaatttttttggcacCGCTCTCGATGAAAAAGTAGAGACGTCAGAAATTGAACGTTTCCTCTAGGAGTTTATTAACTAATAACCCCGAAAAATGGCTCTTTAACCACGAGTGCCCACGGAGGTTATCTTCACCCctattttcattttaaaTTTTAGATCACTGCTAGGAGTTAGctcaaatatatatatatatatatatatggaGACAacgtttgaagaattcGTAGGTGCAGGTGAGCATATTGCCGGATAAGTGTAGTTACGCAACTacaattaaaaaaacacGAGGAACAGAATGTCAAAGGCAGTAGGTGATTTAGGCTTAGTTGGTTTAGCCGTGATGGGTCAAAATTTGATCTTAAACGCAGCGGATCACGGATTTACCGTGGTTGCTTATAATAGGACGCAATCAAAGGTAGATAGGTTTCTAGCTAATGAGgcaaaaggaaaatcaaTAATTGGTGCAACTTCAATTGAGGACTTGGTTGCGAAACTAAAGAAACCTAGAAAGATTATGCTTTTAATCAAAGCCGGTGCTCCGGTCGACACTTTAATAAAGGAACTTGTACCACATCTTGATAAAGGCGACATTATTATCGACGGTGGTAACTCACATTTCCCGGACACTAACAGACGCTACGAAGAGCTAACAAAGCAAGGAATTCTTTTTGTGGGCTCTGGTGTCTCAGGCGGTGAAGATGGTGCACGTTTTGGTCCATCTTTAATGCCTGGTGGGTCAGCAGAAGCATGGCCGCACATCAAGAACATCTTTCAATCTATTGCCGCCAAATCAAACGGTGAGCCATGCTGCGAATGGGTGGGGCCTGCCGGTTCTGGTCACTATGTGAAGATGGTACACAACGGTATCGAGTACGGTGATATGCAGTTGATTTGCGAGGCTTACGATATCATGAAACGAATTGGCCGGTTTACGGATAAAGAGATCAGTGAAGTATTTGACAAGTGGAACACTGGAGTTTTGGAttctttcttgattgaAATCACGAGGGACATTTTAAAATTCGATGACGTCGACGGTAAGCCATTGGTGGAAAAAATTATGGATACTGCCGGTCAAAAGGGTACTGGTAAATGGACTGCAATCAACGCCTTGGATTTAGGAATGCCAGTCACTTTAATTGGGGAGGCTGTTTTCGCTCGTTGTTTGTCAGCCATAAAGGACGAACGTAAAAGAGCTTCGAAACTTCTGGCAGGACCAACAGTACCAAAGGATGCAATACATGATAGAGAACAATTTGTGTATGATTTGGAACAAGCATTATACGCTTCAAAGATTATTTCATATGCTCAAGGTTTCATGCTGATCCGCGAAGCTGCCAGATCATACGGCTGGAAATTAAACAACCCAGCTATTGCTCTAATGTGGAGAGGTGGCTGTATAATCAGATCTGTGTTCTTAGCTGAGATTACGAAGGCTTATAGGGACGATCcagatttggaaaatttattattcaaCGAGTTCTTCGCTTCTGCAGTTACTAAGGCCCAATCCGGTTGGAGAAGAACTATTGCCCTTGCTGCTACTTACGGTATTCCAACTCCAGCTTTCTCTACTGCTTTAGCGTTTTACGACGGCTATAGATCTGAGAGGCTACCAGCAAACTTGTTACAAGCGCAACGTGATTATTTTGGCGCTCATACATTTAGAATTTTACCTGAATGTGCTTCTGCCCATTTGCCAGTAGACAAGGATATTCATATCAATTGGACTGGGCACGGAGGTAATATATCTTCCTCAACCTACCAAGCTTAAGGAGTTAAAGGcaaagttttcttttctagaGCCGTTCCCACAAATAATTATACGTATATGCTTCTTTTCGTTTACtatatatctatatttACAAGCCTTTATTCACTGATGCAATTTGTTTCCAAATACTTTTTTGGAGATCTCATAACTAGATATCATGATGGCGCAACTTGGGCGTATCTTAATTACTCTGGCTGCCAGGCCCGTGTAGAGGGCCGCAAGACCTTCTGTACGCCATATAGTCTCTAAGAACTTGAACATGTTTCTAGACCTATTGCCGCCTTTCGGATCGCTATTGTTCATCATGGATATTTGCCATCTCGTCTTACCGACATCAAAAGGGTGTGTGCATATAGCAGCTATCATCCCACTTATGCAACCACTGGCAAAACTGTTTATAAAATGGACCCAGTTTGCGTCCTTAGATGCAAATCGAGTAGAATCTAGCCATAGTCTTTCCTTGCAAAGTTCATAGGAACTCCAATATATTGCACTAAACGGAACGTCTCTCCACAGAGTGATCTCCAAACCTTTGAAGAGGGCCCGAGAAGGACCcaccattttcatttcctgCCTCGTTTCGTTTAATAAATCTTTAACCATCATCCATGTCTTTGTGGACTTTGATGATCTCGGTATACTTTGCAGTTTAGTTTTAACCAATTCTAAAGGTGCAATACTTGTTGCTGCAAATACCCTCGCAATTGCACCACAAAAGAGGGGGTTTAATGTTGGGTACGTCGAGGCTATAGGAGAAACGTCTCTTATATATTCATAACCACTAAAATAAACCATGTTGGCAGGAATAGCCATTAATAGGGTCAAAGAAATACCCCTCCACAAACTTGTAATACCTTCGACGCTGGCAATTTTCGTGAATGCTTCTAAAGTACCGTTGAACTTCAACGATGAATTTTTACAGTGCAGTTCTTGAAAACAAGCACTCTCCCAAAATATTTTTGCGTTGTTCAAGTTCTGTCCTCCGACGTTGGTGAATGTCTTCATTTTGGAGCCTGAGCTAACGGCGTTGGGCACTTCGGCAGCCCCATCACATGAACAGTCAGGAATCATCTGCTGCTGTTGCAGCCGTATTCTCACTACATCCATCGGtgtcaaaatcaaagaagtGAGTACTGATCCAGCACCGGCACTTAACATTCGTTCTTTTAAGGTCAGGCTGTTACTTGTATTGCGATCACTCATATCGTATTATCAACACCTCGTTTCCTTTCCTACGATACTTTATGGCTTTGGCTCATACGATTCCTGTGAAGTGAACTGGCACAAATATGAGGGTAGTGTGCCCCAATTCCAGAGGAGTGATCTTCCCGGAAATATGCAAAAATGACAGAATGTGTCTTATTCTCTAATTGCTATTCTGAGATCTTCAAGATGGCGAAAAATAACGTTGCGCGTGTTTGGGTGGGTGCCAAAAGTGTCATACCTCACCGACGCAAAGATACCAAAAGGACCGTATATATCTACTATTCCTGGATCGGTTGACTTTGTTAACATGCAGAAACAAAGGTAATGTTTATAAATAGTAAATCATACATAAGTATATGTTATTacatctttcttttctttagttTACCTGTTGCGGTTGAAATTCTCTTACTTGTATTGAGCTTCTTATCACCAGATATGTACTCCcttggaaaaaattcattaatCCTTTTTTGCTTCCCCTTCTTTTTGCGTTTATTAACATCTCTAATTAAGGGAATGAGAATTTCATCAGACTTTTCGTGTGGCCAACCTAGTTGAGTCTTCATGAATGAACGAAGCATATCGAGATCTGGTACCCCCCAAACAAACGGCGTGGTATCGTGATCGACTTCTGGTCTCATATACGCATCATAAACCATGACGCTAGgaaaatcatcatctaagATAATTTCGTTATTTAccagtttttttctcaggtctttttcaaatttattttcCGTTTCTTGCTTACGTTTATCAAACTGCCCATTATTATACCAgtctttaaaattttttaggTTTCCAAATTCTGCAATCACTTCAATGCTTGAAACGGGACCCATACCCTTCAATCCATTCGTGTAATCGCTCCCTAAAAGCTGTGCCAACTCAatcatattctttctaTCCAAGCCcaataattttaaaatagATTCCGCATCATAAAATTCAACATAGTTCTTTTCGTGGAACATATTTTTGTAGATCTTTGTACCTCCAAATAGGAAAACATCACTGTCATCGGTAATTATACCATCGACAAGGTTTAGTTGTAACAATTCCGCACACTGTGCTTCAGCTTCCATAGGCGCAGTGATATAGGGGATTCCAAACCTCGATAGTAATTCTTGCACTTCTTTGATCATATCCATAGTTACCTCATCCGAATCTCTTTTATCCTTCATCTGTTGTTCGAATAATTCATCCTCCACAAAAGCGTTCTCGGCAACGTTTCTTTCAGCAGAAGTGGACAAAGTCGTGTTTTTAAATGTATCAAACTCTTCTTGTTCCTTTATCATATTTTCTACTAtgttatcttcttcatcttcggAGAAGTCATAGTCGAATATAAGAGGCTTTCTATGCTCCTTATTTATAGATTCGACTTTTCTACTATCGTTATCCTCTGcttcttttgaaatctgAGATTTAGTGGGAACGTCCTCAAATAGTTCTTCTGATAAAACTTCTAAGTCATCGTCcttgttttcatcattgGAGCTCTCTTTCTCgctttctctttctaaTATTTCCGTAGCATTTAAGCCTGTCAAGAGTTCATAGCTACTCCCTTTATTGGTAGTTTCTGCTCCACTTTCTTGTTCATTTCTTACGTTTTTATCTTCCACGAAATTTGTTGTGTTATAGGGATTATACAACTGCTGGGAAGCAGTTGAAGAAAACCAGCTCGGCATTTCAGGAATTGGAGACTTTTCCTTCGTGGCTTCTTGGGACACATTACTCTCGgtattcttttgaaaaagcagggaattttcattgttaAAATCAAACTGTGGTATCTTGtgagaaataaaattcagGTTTTGCTCCCCCTCTGTTAAAATAGCCCCTTTATCCTCCTGCTGAGACGGTGGCCTAAACTCAGAAAGAACTGTCTTGCTGGTCCTTTTGATGACCGACTCTGATTTGCTATTCAAATTTGTGACATGATACGGTTGCTTACTATCCGGTTGTGCGCCAAGTAATCCATACTGTACTATTGGTGGACGAGCCTCTGTACCTTTTGACGTTACCGGCTTAGCGATTTTTGATTTGTCGTCCGCTTCAggtttcttttccatcttAGAAAGTTGCACTGCCTCCATcatttcaatttcctcAATTTGTTTCAGGTAATCCTCATCGTCGTCTTCCACGCTGATTCTGCTAATTCTCATTGTTGGAGTAGTCTTGGAGGGCGATGCCTGATCATGTCTTTTGTCCAAAAACGATTTACTGCCAGCGTTGTTTAGGGATTGGCCCATGTAAGGCAACCTTGCAgctttcaaagaaaaatcttCCACAAACTTGACGTTCTTGGGCTTGAGTTCAACTTCTTCCCACTCACATTCATCAGAGTCACATCCCTCATCTTCTGACCGGTTACTCCTTTTCTGTGGAGCTGTCGTCGCGTTAGAAGACTCATGTCGCACTATTTTTAAGGAATTATCTTCCAAATCATCCCATCGGAGCACGTCCCCGTCCTCAGCATTACTATCTAACTGCTTTACCAAAGCGCCTGCATCTTTATCGTCTATTACGATTGCTTTTTGCGCATCAGAGCCATCGTTTGCCCCTAGTCCAAGAATCCACCCGTTATTAGTCTTAGTCAACTTGTACTCTTTACTCTTTTGGCCGGATATCCTATTGATCACCTCCTCGTTCAGCTTAGACGCTCCACCATCCTGAAACCCAGTAGTGTTGATTAACTTTtgagtaaaaaaattcctcCTTTTCACCATGTCTATTTGAAATCTTGAGAAATCCATACTATTTGGGAAGATGGTCTCCAATTGTTCTTTCGAGTATCCCATCCTCAGTCTTGATTTCAACCTCAACGACGATAATATCAAATACTGTGTGGCCTTTGGCAGCTCTTCAAATTCGGCCGATGCTGGATTTATAGTGTCTAAATCAATGTCTTCCAGTCCATCACCGT
This sequence is a window from Saccharomyces cerevisiae S288C chromosome VII, complete sequence. Protein-coding genes within it:
- the MTM1 gene encoding Mtm1p (Mitochondrial protein of the mitochondrial carrier family; high affinity pyridoxal 5'-phosphate (PLP) transporter, important for delivery of the PLP cofactor to mitochondrial enzymes; involved in mitochondrial iron homeostasis); protein product: MSDRNTSNSLTLKERMLSAGAGSVLTSLILTPMDVVRIRLQQQQMIPDCSCDGAAEVPNAVSSGSKMKTFTNVGGQNLNNAKIFWESACFQELHCKNSSLKFNGTLEAFTKIASVEGITSLWRGISLTLLMAIPANMVYFSGYEYIRDVSPIASTYPTLNPLFCGAIARVFAATSIAPLELVKTKLQSIPRSSKSTKTWMMVKDLLNETRQEMKMVGPSRALFKGLEITLWRDVPFSAIYWSSYELCKERLWLDSTRFASKDANWVHFINSFASGCISGMIAAICTHPFDVGKTRWQISMMNNSDPKGGNRSRNMFKFLETIWRTEGLAALYTGLAARVIKIRPSCAIMISSYEISKKVFGNKLHQ
- the GND2 gene encoding phosphogluconate dehydrogenase (decarboxylating) GND2 (6-phosphogluconate dehydrogenase (decarboxylating); catalyzes an NADPH regenerating reaction in the pentose phosphate pathway; required for growth on D-glucono-delta-lactone; GND2 has a paralog, GND1, that arose from the whole genome duplication), giving the protein MSKAVGDLGLVGLAVMGQNLILNAADHGFTVVAYNRTQSKVDRFLANEAKGKSIIGATSIEDLVAKLKKPRKIMLLIKAGAPVDTLIKELVPHLDKGDIIIDGGNSHFPDTNRRYEELTKQGILFVGSGVSGGEDGARFGPSLMPGGSAEAWPHIKNIFQSIAAKSNGEPCCEWVGPAGSGHYVKMVHNGIEYGDMQLICEAYDIMKRIGRFTDKEISEVFDKWNTGVLDSFLIEITRDILKFDDVDGKPLVEKIMDTAGQKGTGKWTAINALDLGMPVTLIGEAVFARCLSAIKDERKRASKLLAGPTVPKDAIHDREQFVYDLEQALYASKIISYAQGFMLIREAARSYGWKLNNPAIALMWRGGCIIRSVFLAEITKAYRDDPDLENLLFNEFFASAVTKAQSGWRRTIALAATYGIPTPAFSTALAFYDGYRSERLPANLLQAQRDYFGAHTFRILPECASAHLPVDKDIHINWTGHGGNISSSTYQA
- the RAD2 gene encoding ssDNA endodeoxyribonuclease RAD2 (Single-stranded DNA endonuclease; cleaves single-stranded DNA during nucleotide excision repair to excise damaged DNA; subunit of Nucleotide Excision Repair Factor 3 (NEF3); homolog of human XPG protein); translated protein: MGVHSFWDIAGPTARPVRLESLEDKRMAVDASIWIYQFLKAVRDQEGNAVKNSHITGFFRRICKLLYFGIRPVFVFDGGVPVLKRETIRQRKERRQGKRESAKSTARKLLALQLQNGSNDNVKNSTPSSGSSVQIFKPQDEWDLPDIPGFKYDKEDARVNSNKTFEKLMNSINGDGLEDIDLDTINPASAEFEELPKATQYLILSSLRLKSRLRMGYSKEQLETIFPNSMDFSRFQIDMVKRRNFFTQKLINTTGFQDGGASKLNEEVINRISGQKSKEYKLTKTNNGWILGLGANDGSDAQKAIVIDDKDAGALVKQLDSNAEDGDVLRWDDLEDNSLKIVRHESSNATTAPQKRSNRSEDEGCDSDECEWEEVELKPKNVKFVEDFSLKAARLPYMGQSLNNAGSKSFLDKRHDQASPSKTTPTMRISRISVEDDDEDYLKQIEEIEMMEAVQLSKMEKKPEADDKSKIAKPVTSKGTEARPPIVQYGLLGAQPDSKQPYHVTNLNSKSESVIKRTSKTVLSEFRPPSQQEDKGAILTEGEQNLNFISHKIPQFDFNNENSLLFQKNTESNVSQEATKEKSPIPEMPSWFSSTASQQLYNPYNTTNFVEDKNVRNEQESGAETTNKGSSYELLTGLNATEILERESEKESSNDENKDDDLEVLSEELFEDVPTKSQISKEAEDNDSRKVESINKEHRKPLIFDYDFSEDEEDNIVENMIKEQEEFDTFKNTTLSTSAERNVAENAFVEDELFEQQMKDKRDSDEVTMDMIKEVQELLSRFGIPYITAPMEAEAQCAELLQLNLVDGIITDDSDVFLFGGTKIYKNMFHEKNYVEFYDAESILKLLGLDRKNMIELAQLLGSDYTNGLKGMGPVSSIEVIAEFGNLKNFKDWYNNGQFDKRKQETENKFEKDLRKKLVNNEIILDDDFPSVMVYDAYMRPEVDHDTTPFVWGVPDLDMLRSFMKTQLGWPHEKSDEILIPLIRDVNKRKKKGKQKRINEFFPREYISGDKKLNTSKRISTATGKLKKRKM